A genomic segment from uncultured Alistipes sp. encodes:
- the nfo gene encoding deoxyribonuclease IV: protein MKYFGAHVSASGGVDNAPRNALAIGASGFALFTKNQRQWMAKPLTAAEIDAFRRACDECGYTAAQILPHDSYLINLGHPDPEALEKSREAFIDEMKRCELLGLDRLNFHPGSHLKQISEEESLDRIAESINLALEQTHGVTAVIENTAGQGSNLGFRFEHLRYLIDRVEDKSRVGVCIDTCHAFAAGYDLRTAEACDATFAELERVVGFQYLKGMHLNDAMKILGSRVDRHTPLGEGMIGMECFRYIARDPRFDAIPLILETPDEARWPEEIARLKAFAEEA, encoded by the coding sequence ATGAAATATTTCGGAGCTCACGTCAGCGCATCCGGCGGGGTTGACAACGCCCCCCGCAACGCCCTCGCAATCGGCGCCTCGGGATTCGCGCTCTTCACCAAAAACCAGCGGCAATGGATGGCCAAACCCCTGACCGCCGCCGAGATCGACGCTTTCCGCCGCGCCTGCGACGAGTGCGGGTACACGGCCGCACAGATCCTGCCTCACGACTCCTATCTGATCAACCTCGGGCATCCCGATCCCGAAGCGCTGGAGAAGTCGCGCGAAGCCTTCATCGACGAGATGAAGCGGTGCGAACTCCTCGGGCTCGACCGACTGAACTTCCACCCCGGGAGTCACCTGAAGCAGATCTCCGAGGAGGAGAGCCTCGACCGTATCGCCGAATCGATCAATCTCGCACTCGAACAGACCCACGGCGTCACGGCCGTGATCGAAAATACCGCCGGGCAGGGGTCCAACCTCGGATTCCGCTTCGAACACCTCCGCTACCTGATCGACCGCGTGGAGGACAAGTCCCGCGTCGGAGTCTGCATCGACACCTGCCATGCCTTCGCAGCCGGGTACGACCTGAGGACCGCCGAGGCGTGCGACGCCACCTTCGCCGAACTGGAGCGTGTCGTCGGATTCCAATACCTGAAGGGAATGCACCTGAACGATGCGATGAAGATCCTCGGGAGCCGGGTCGACCGCCACACCCCGCTGGGCGAAGGGATGATCGGGATGGAGTGTTTCCGTTACATCGCCCGAGACCCGCGCTTCGACGCCATCCCGCTGATCCTCGAAACCCCCGACGAGGCCCGCTGGCCCGAGGAGATTGCCCGGCTCAAGGCCTTCGCCGAGGAGGCGTAG
- a CDS encoding aspartate aminotransferase family protein, which yields MNTILRKQFLAHVAQTSPSPMLVEVARGEGSFFYTPEGKRYYDLVAGVSVSNVGHANPAVVRAVQEQAARYMHVMVYGELVETPQVAYATKIASLLPGDLESVYFVNSGAEAVEGALKLAKRFTGRTEMISMRRAYHGSTHGAMSMMGAPEGEEWKGAFRPLLPDVQAIEFNDFAQLERITRRTACVLTEPVQGEAGVRPPHAGYLEALRKRCDETGALLIFDEIQTGLGRTGELFAMQKYGVTPDIVCLAKAFGGGMPLGAFISRHEVMDTLQRDPVLGHITTFGGHPVCCAAGLAALGYLLDNGVVETVEAKGALYECLLRDHPAVHEIRRSGLLLAVELGSSERLYRIMELFKEAGILSDWFLFCDTAFRISPPLTISEEEVRDSAALIRACLDRL from the coding sequence ATGAATACGATTCTTCGAAAACAGTTTCTGGCCCATGTGGCCCAGACATCGCCTTCGCCGATGCTGGTGGAGGTGGCCCGGGGAGAGGGCTCCTTTTTCTATACGCCCGAAGGGAAACGCTATTACGACCTGGTGGCGGGGGTTTCGGTGAGCAACGTCGGGCACGCGAATCCGGCGGTGGTGCGGGCCGTTCAGGAGCAGGCGGCGCGCTACATGCACGTGATGGTCTACGGCGAACTGGTCGAGACGCCGCAGGTAGCCTATGCCACGAAGATCGCCTCGCTGCTGCCCGGCGATCTGGAGAGCGTCTATTTCGTCAATTCGGGAGCCGAGGCGGTCGAGGGGGCATTGAAACTGGCCAAGCGCTTCACGGGCCGCACGGAGATGATCTCCATGCGGCGGGCCTACCACGGTTCGACGCACGGCGCGATGAGCATGATGGGAGCTCCGGAGGGCGAGGAGTGGAAGGGCGCGTTCCGGCCGCTGCTGCCCGACGTGCAGGCGATCGAGTTCAACGACTTTGCGCAACTGGAGCGCATCACGCGCCGCACGGCATGCGTGCTGACCGAGCCGGTGCAGGGCGAGGCGGGGGTGCGGCCTCCGCACGCGGGTTACCTCGAAGCGCTGCGGAAACGGTGCGACGAGACGGGTGCGCTGCTGATCTTCGACGAGATACAGACCGGCCTGGGGCGTACGGGCGAGCTCTTTGCGATGCAGAAATACGGCGTTACGCCCGACATCGTCTGCCTGGCGAAAGCCTTCGGCGGGGGGATGCCGCTCGGCGCCTTCATTTCGCGCCACGAGGTGATGGATACGCTGCAGCGCGACCCGGTGCTGGGACACATTACCACCTTCGGCGGCCATCCGGTCTGCTGCGCGGCGGGCCTGGCGGCGCTCGGCTACCTGCTGGACAACGGCGTGGTCGAAACGGTCGAAGCGAAGGGCGCCCTTTACGAGTGCCTGCTGCGGGACCATCCGGCCGTGCATGAGATCCGCCGCAGCGGTCTGCTGCTGGCCGTGGAGCTGGGCTCTTCGGAGCGGCTCTACCGCATCATGGAACTCTTCAAGGAGGCGGGGATCCTGAGCGACTGGTTCCTGTTCTGCGACACGGCCTTCCGGATTTCGCCACCGCTGACGATCTCCGAGGAGGAGGTGCGCGACAGCGCGGCGCTGATCCGGGCGTGCCTCGACCGGCTTTGA